AAGACTTCTGCAGACCCTACTCGGCCCGATAAggtagaagaagataagGTGGAGTTTGTTAGAACCGCGCCCTCCAGGCCACCCGGATTAGAAGGCTACATTGAAGTGGATAGGGAGGACATGCTACCAGATGACGAAAGGATCATTTATGACGATCCCGAGTgggtagaggaagaagatgttaTAGGTGTGCATtatgaggatgatgaagggaaCCTCTTGCCGCTTTCCCATGGCCCGGATCATGTTGgaagtgatgaggaagaaaggacaGATGTTCTAGATGCCGTAGACGTTTAAGCCAGGAAGAGAGCTAGAAAGAGGGGATTCTGTAGATAACGACTAGTATCGTTGTGAACAGATGGGACATGGATTCAAAAACTATGCTGGCAAGCAAACACGTACACATATGCAATTTGTCATATAGTGATTGTTTGTATCTCATTGCGTTTTCACGTTCCAGTCGCAATAGTACTCCAACTACATATCTCCGTCTTTCAAATTACTTCCTGAACTTTTATCTATTTTCCTCAAAATATCGATCGCACTGACTTTCCCGTCCGACTGGATACTTGACTTtgactctcttcttttgcccaGGGTCGCCAAACCCGAAAGTATAGCAGGATTTCCGCCTGGCGTGTCTCCAGGAGTCGTACCGAGGGCATTGAAGTTCGACGGACTAGCTCTTGGATTATgagtcttctttcctttttcaggagatgaaggtgctTCGGAGGCTGGGCTCGTCATACGAGAGGGGGATTGTGTGCCATCAAGTAAGGCCTCACCTCCTTTATCATGCGATGTCGTTACAGTCATTGCCGGTGCAGGCGTCGCCTTCCCGCCTGGTCCCGGACCAAGTCCTATGCCCCTGGGATAAGATGAGTTGCTCGACGCCACAGATGGCGGCCTTGCGGTGAAGTTCGCAGGATTCAAGGACGATGGATACTCTCCGCGCGACGGTGAAGATGTCGGGTGACCAAGAGTGGATGAGCTGTCTTTTAGGGATCGGCTGGATATGCGACCAAGTGACTGAATCTGGGACGTAACGGCAGAAGGGGGCGGTGTTATGGTTTTGGAAATATGATCGGACGAAATAGGCATCCTGCCCTCTTGGCCGACATTAGAAGAAGGTAGAGAAGGCCAGGGTAGTGAGggaacagctttgacaGGGGATGACTCTAAGGAAGGCTGAAGGCTGCCCGCTGTTGACGAAGGGTCTTGGCTATTATTTTGGCCATCGCCTACGCTTCCCACCTTTTGCTCTGTTGTCTCTGATATCGaaacatcttctcccatctccctcatcGGCGGAAAATATTCACCCTGCATCTCAGCTTGCCCTGGTCCATCTCTGATCGATGTCATACCCGCATTCTTGAAAGCATTCCCCCCCCCGCTCGATCGCGAgcggcgagaagaaggtataATCTGACTGTCGGTGAAACTTGACGACACGTTGCGGCGATAAGGGCGAGAAGTGCCGATGTTATATTCCTCCACAGTATGAACACAGTAACGAAGGCCATCAGCAAGGCCGAAGGGATTCGTCTCTAGGGACTAAGAGACGAATGTTAAATCAACAGACCACGGAAAATAACGAATTTCCAGGCGGAAACTCACCTCGCCGCCGCTAGCCACAGCCTCGTCGGTCTTGACGATTCGAGCAATAATCCATTCACGGCTCTTGAGTTGCTCCTGCAGTATGTCGTCAACTCTCAGGAAGTTATGAGGTGCCGAGACTACAACTGTCAGCTATGGAATTCAAACGGAGCATCAAGCATTCACTATTAAATGCCGCCCAAGATCTGGAAGCTGTATTTCTTGTGGGCAAAAACAATGCCTGACTTAAGTCAGCATACTCCATTTCTTCAATTTTAGCACATGCCCTGATAATAATACTCACTAAATCTCCTTTTGCAAAATTCGTGAACGAAATCTTATTTCTCGCCTGATCCCTATACTGTCTGCAGCTTTTCGACCACTTTTTCACTAAGCCGATCGTCTTTGTGACAGCTTCAGTGAATTCTACAAGGTCAAAACCTTGAGCGGCGACCAAGCTCACGCTTTCGCGCATTTCGTCTTTGCTTGATGTCGAAAGCGAAGTGGATGCAGCTTGGTTCGACGGAGGGCTGATTTGCGGTTTGGATGGAGGTTGGTTGAGAGGCTGGGGAGAGTGGGACCGAGGCTGCGCTGCCGAGCCGGATATGGTGGTAGAGGTGTTGATCGCATGCAACAGCCTCTGACACGCTTCATAGTATCTTGTTACCAAGCTAACAGCCTCCCGTGCATGTTCTGCCCCATGCCCCTTCTCTTGGCTTAACACTCTCATGGTATCTCTAACGACTGCCAACTCATCGGTCAACGTCAATTCCTTGCGCTGCAATTCTCTCATTTGTGCTTTCGTGAGAGATAGCTCAGCCTTCAGCCCATCCACTTGGCGAATAGCTGTATTCTGTGCAGCCGATAATTTTTTCTCCGTTTCAAGTTTGAGATTGTCAAGCTCTCTAGTGAGAGTGAGGTGCTGATGTTCGAGAACTGCCCGGTCACCATCAGCTTCCGCGATTCGATCACGCATGAGCTTGTCAGCTTCTGCTGATTGATTCCTGAGCGCCGCCTCTCTATCCTCTTGGGCTTGGGTCAATTGACCCGTCACTGCCTCCAGCTCAGCTTTTATGCCTGCCAATTGTGATTCGAGATTCTTCACCATCGCCTGcgcctccttctcacccTCCAAGGCCTTTTTACGTTCCTCCTGAAGCTCCTGCAATTGAGTGATCAATGTTTGCTCCGCAATCTTCAGGCCGTCGACATCCATTAGAGCTTCCTGTAACCTCACTCCAAGATCCGTCGCCCGATCCTTTTCTTGTGTGAGTTCGGCTTGTAATCCAGCCAACATATCCATTTGGTCCTTTTGATCCTCTTGCTCTCTGGTCTTTTCTTCTAGCTCAGCCGAAAGCGCTTGCCTGGCCAACATCTCGTCGCTTAAATCAGTGCGCAGACGGGCGAGTTCCTCTTGAAGTTCGCCTTGCCGCATTTGGAGGGCCTGTTCACGCTTTTCATGCTGCTCAGTTAACTGCTTAAGATGATTTTGATGTGACTCTTCGAGCTCTTGAAGGCGCTTTTCGTATACAGTCTTGTCTTTATTTACAGCACGCAGTTGAGAGGATAGGTGCAGCATTGCGCGAGAGCTGCTTGCAGAACGAGATTGACTCTTAGGTTGAAACACTACAATCGAAGGTGAGTAGTGATAGGGTCTTCAAGCGACAAACAACTACGCTTACCTCCTTGCTCCACCATCCTGTCAAGCTCATCGGCAGTAGTATCGAACTTCATAATGAGTCCTTCGATGCTAGTTTGCATCGCCTGGAGTCTCTCTgcatccccttcttccatgtTCGCGATGACCTCAGGATCGTTCCTCATTTGCTCTAGCCACGATGCCAGTTCTGCTTTTATCAGCGATTACTGGAACTTTGGAAATACTCAAATTAGTACGCACTCTCGACTTCCTCATATCCGAAGGCCTTATTGCCTAACCCTTCTACACCCGTAACTAATGTTACTTCTATTTTTGGCCCCTGTGTTTCACTTAACACAGGCACGCTGAACGGCAGCTGAGACAGTGACTCCTTGTTTACCTGTTCTCTGCGTTTCGCCTCCACCTGCGTAAAAGTATTCAGTGTCCCTCTCAGCCTCTTGGTCCATTCTGTCAACATCTGCCCAAAATCTCTACGTCGCACGACTTCCGAAACGGCAGCGGCGTACGCAAAGGGGATTTGGTGTAAACGGTAGAGGTGGGGGAAGGCTGACCGATCCTTGGAGGCCAGAAGATCAGCGTCGAACTTGCGGAGGGGTTCAATGAGTTCGTGAATCTGGGATTGGAAATGGGCAACttggcgaagatggagatgaatgTCGAATGTGAACTCGTTCTGTCATGATAATAAGCCACAATACCACGATAAATGTGACAATTATATACCTTGACTGCTGTTAGCGCGACAAGGTCATCCCGCATGGCTTGATCGAGTTCCACGAAATCTATAGGTTGTTCAGCCTCCAATGTATTACTACAACTATCTTGAAAAGCTATAATCACCTTGGTGAACATCGGCTGTACCACTTCCCGAGAGCTGTGATAGTTGTCCGAGTGCCACCTCTAGTCTAGCTAGCCCCTCTGCGAACTCATTTTCAATTTCGGCCGATCTGTCGTTAAATGCCGCCGTTTCAGCTTCGGATTGCGAGACAAGACCATCCAAACTAGCAGCAAGCGAATTAAACCGATCGACATTTTCCACTGGGGCTGATATTTAGCGTCATGCAGTCAGTCGAAATCACGAGAATCTCACCATGTAGAACTCGACAACTCTCCCTTACTTGCTCCATCTTTTTCGCATTCACATAGTCACCCATCGTCCTGACCTTTCCCTCgtcatcctttttcttcaaaaGCGCTGGATTGATCACAAGCTTTGGTAACAGGGCCATATCTAATTTTGAACTCTTTAtcagttcttcttctgttttGAAGCTTGCCTCCACTCTAGAGGCGAATGACTGAAATTCGTCCACGAGCGGTTGGAGGTGCTGCGACAAGTTGGCATAAGCGATCTGCAGTGCTTTAGACTGGGTATCGGATAGAGATTTCAGGTGCGACAGATGGTCGTGAGCTACAAGAAAAGGGTGTTGAATCCCATTGAAGCTGGACACTGTTGCGTGGATCAGACGCTGGAAGGCAAGTATAGACAGTGAGAGACGTACGGTCCAAAGGAGGGGGCAGCTGCACATCCTCTTGCATCTGCACCGCCCATGTCTCTACATCTGTCCAAAAAGTCTCTCTGTTATACATATACACCTTAATCGGCGGACCCTGGGAGAGTACACGTCAGCTGGTGGTTCTCTCGCTGCCGATTAGATAAGATACGCAACAGTATTATAGCTGGGTCCAGCCTGATTTTTGATGTCGAACAGGACATCACTCTTCAGCTCTCTGCCATCTTCCAGAAAGAGTAAGACATTGTGATCGGCTATGCCTGTCGCAGCAGATACGTCTTGGTATACAGCGTCGATGCTGCGGTCCTAATGTTCAGCCAAGGTGGAGATGGCGAGGTGAGGTGAGCTTACTCATCGTAGGAGTCAAGATAGGCATCTAGCCTGTATAGGCCACCGTCTGATGCTTGATATATATCCATGCTTGGGGTTTCTGGCGGGTTGCTGTTCGAGATAGAATGCCGGGCTCTTGCCTTATAACAAAGCCGCCACCCAACCTACCTGGGGCCCCGTACTCTCTGCTTATTAAAGTTTAGATAACGTACAAATCTCCCCTAACGTACTTAAATAACGCCCTCCTGTTGTTTTGATTTCTGTACTGGACTGCTGTTACGTACGAAGGGCCCCTACAAATGCAATAACCACCGATATCGATTCACTGTACCAACCGACTCTTAGCCCATTGTTTCGTGTACACGATTCTTCAACTCTTACTGCACTCCCATCAATTaattctcttccattccaATGGACAGAACAGCGGACGATATCTTTGACGAAGGCgactctctcttctcccttccagGTCCATCAAACCCACGCCCCCTTTTCCGCACCCCGTCCACAGCTAACTCTCACAACGCTTCCAACAATGCTCACACCAATTCGTTACGTTTTAGACACCACGATCCGAGATTTTCGTCTCCCGTGAGCGTCGACTATGATCCTGATGGCTCGGGCTACAGCTATCAAAACGCAAGTGTCATtcaaggtgatgaagatttATCTGGTATCGCCGACAACGGTGACGGACCCTCATTTGAGCATGGATATGAGGCTACGCTGGATAGAGAGGCTGAAATGGCCGGTATCCCTGTGGAGGAAGCTGAcggagaggtggaagaatcGTACGACGATGCGTCCGATGGATCGTCCGATCTCTATGACCCTGATGCAGATCCGGAAGCATTCGCCAAGCGGCTGGACGAACTTGCAGGTGTTTTGGAAATGAACGAGGTGGAAGCAACGGCCTTGAAGTGGGATCCACCCATAGGAAAAGATCACCGGCACCGTAAGTCACCGTGTTTTGGGGCAATTTCGTTTACTGATAAAAGCTCCAAAAGACCCACATCTGCATTCTTCAGATTTCAAATCCCTCATCAAACACTATCTCACCACTACGTCATGGCAATATTCTCCATCGAGACCTTTCTTCTCTACGCCTGGCGAGGGTTCCTCTGCTAACGGGCTCGACTCGCGCTTTAGTTTCGGTTCTGAcgcttttcctttccctgtTCCGGGTCCATGGGGAATTGGTGACATAGGAGGGATTGCTGCTGGAGAAATACATCCAATCAGGGTCCTTGGTAGGACCTGGAGAGATGCTGACGGGGCAATCGGCGGGGAAAGATCGTTTGGGGTCGAACTTGAAGAGACTGGACTGGAGAATGAAATCTCGCGGCCTTCTGAGATGTCACCATAATGTATCAATAAATTTGTACTCAACTCATTGTTATTGCGAGTCTCATTTGGCAGTGATACGAGACATCTTAAACGGTATTAACAATTTAGAAGCCGCGATGAACGTGGTTTAATGCTATTACAGAGAATCGTAATACTCGCCGGTCATGTTCTTGGCCCTGTTAAATAACTGCAAAGCATGGAGTAATGGTAATTATAATGATGTAAGACCAGCGAACAGCTCTATTCGAGGAATAATCCTAAACTACGATACTCTGTTCGACTCCTACATCAACGAAGATGTAAAAAAGATCGAAAAGCAAAAAATAAACCAACGGTGGGGATCGAACCCACAATCTCCCGCTACCGGCTGATTCGATAATCGTTTAATAGGAAGCGGACGCCGTAACCATTTGGCCACGCCGGCTTTCAATATATGTTTTCTAATTTCACTTATGACATGATGCATGATATATAGCGCTTCCCATAAACATGTGTCGTCTTTCTTTCGTAATTAGGGAATCTGCGACGATTATCAGATAGCACGCTGGCATCCACGTAGTTGTTGAGGAGATACGTTATTATAGAGAGTTGTGTATCACACCGAAGTCAGTCTTCTTGCAGGTAAGCCATTTCAATATCTTCGTTCGCTTGCTGTGTTCGACGCCACGCTGACCAAATCATATAATAATAAACAAAATATCAGCGGCTCGTAATAGCGTGATTTGGATACCTGCCTCAACAACAGTCAACGAgtcattctcatcctctttaCAAACAATCGACACGCTTATTCATTATGgcatctttcttctcattctcctcaGTCCCTGTCGACATTGAGATTAAGCTACAGGGCGAAGAGGGTCGCAGGCAAGTGGAAGTCAAAGGTGAGAAGGATCAGCGGGAGCTGTGTGCAGTCTATTACGACGGTGAAAGTGTCAGCGGACAAGTAAACGTCCGAGTTAAGGATGGCAAGAAGTATCAGCATGATGGCATCAGGATCGAATTGATCGGCAGTATAGGTGAGATTATCATGTCTGACATCCTTCCATGAGGCTCAGGCTCACTGGCCGTCTTAAATCACTCTCAGAACTCTTCTACGATAGAGGAAATCACTACGAGTTCGTATCCCTCTCTCAAGAGCTGGCCGCCGCTGGAGAGCTTCGCCATGCTGAGAAATACgacttcatcttcaaaaaTGTGGAGAAACAGTACGAGTCGTATGCTGGTATAAACGTCAAATTACGGTTGGTTTCCCTGGTGTGCGTCTCCACAATCTGCTTACGATCGAATGCGATCCTTGCAGATATTATCTACGAGTGTCAATGAATCGCATCAgtaaggagaaggaattTTGGGTGCACTCATACCGGATGCCCCCAGAAGCCAATTCGGGTATTCGGATGGAAGTCGGGATCGAGGATTGCCTTCATATTGAGTTCGAGTACAACAAGGCCAAGTAAGTAACTTATGTTCAGTAATTGCCCAACTATTCGTTGCTTACCTTGGACAAGATATCATCTTAAAGATGTTATCGTCGGGAAGATATACTTCCTTCTCGTTCGTATCAAAATCAAACATATGGAGCTGTCCATCATCCGTCGCGAGACTACAGGCTCACCTCCGAATCAATACAATGAATCCGAAACCATCACGAAATTTGAAATCATGGATGGTGCACCGGTGCGAGGAGAAACGATCCCTATCAGGCTCTTTTTAGGCGGCTTTGAATTAACACCCACCTTCAGGGATGTGAACAAGAAGTTCTCGACTAGATACTACCTTAATCTAGTCTTGATCGATGAAGAAAACAGAAGGTATTTTAAACAACAAGAAATCACGATCTTCAGGATACCGTAGGTCCAGTCTTGATTGTGATGTGTGTAATCCAAGATGAAGACTGATTTGGTTCTCTGCAACAGGGAGAACTAAGAATGATGTGGCAGGCACTGTCTGGATGCCAGTAACTTGCTACCGTATCTTCAGTGCTGTACCTGTCATTCAAAATACAGTCTTTAGGAAAAGCCCCGAGATGATGCTGTAGGGAAATGAGGAAAAGATTCGCTTTTGCATATTTTCCGGTACAAGAGATGGAcaagattgaagatgagaagtTATGTGTCACAGATGGGATGATTATAGCAAATCTGCGTGTATATGGGCAGGTGATCGTGATGGCCTTTTCGGGTAGCAAGCTAATGGTCTTCGATGAGAGTCTGTCGCACATACTTGTTTTTTAAGTTGAATGCTGGTTGAGTTGGCGCTTTTGGCTGGATGAACTTCATGTCGGCCGGCGCCTGTTCCTGCAATGATCGTAGAAATCGTCCACTCGGATATTCTGTGAAGGATAACTGTGTGTTCTGCGTATAGTCTGAGCATACGCTGACTTGTCAAATCGAACATTAAGATGTGCTGGTAGGATCAAGGAAGACCTTATCAATTTCCAAATCTCATTACTATTGTTACCGGCGGGAATCAAACGAGGAGCCCTCCATCCTAAGCAGCAAATACGGGATGTCGTCTCCCGACAGTCCTTCCCCCGAGCTCGCACACACCAACATCGCTTTCATTCCATTGCTacccttccttcatcttcttctctcacttACAATATCCGCCCCGCTCTACCCCAAGACGCTCTCgccatctccacccttATTGAGACAACCTGGGCCCACTTCTTTGCCTACAGCGTGACCAAAGCTGATTTGGAGGATTATTTGAGGAATCGGGTGTCAGAAAAGAACATtagaaagaagattgacGACAATGGTGCTGAAAATTATTTCCTGGTGGCATGTTCCAAAGATGAgttgggaaaaggagaggaaaaggtgCTAGGCGTGGTGCAACTGGTCAGAGAATCCACTGAACCATGTCTGACACTTCCGAAGCCGATAGAACTGCAGAAACTTTATGTACACTCATCTCAACATGGTACAGGGCTCGCGAAAGAGTTAGTAAAGCGGCAGAGGCTCAAGCTAGAGAGCtgggaggaaagagtaTATGGCTGGGAGTCTGGGAGGATAAtggaagaggcaagaggTTCTATGAAAAGATGGGGTTCAAAAGTGTTGGAGAACATTGGTTCTGGGTGGGTCGTAGCAAAAGACGTGACTGGATTATGCAAAAGTGGCTTTATAAATGTGATAATGAAGTACTCGGATAACTTTACTCGGAAGCACTGCTCAGTGACAGACATCAACAACTCCGGACACTGCAAATCAACCATAATTGACAATATCAAGAGCCCAAATAAAGCACATGCAGCAGATGTCATAAGTTGCAATCGTACATGGTAGCTGTAACGACGAGATTTTTATAGAGGTTACGGAGGTAAGAAGACGGTAGGTATGCGGGACTCTTAGTTGGAGGGAGCCTCCTTGTAGGAAATGGCCTGCTCCTCGTCTAGATCACTTGCGTCAGTCACAATACTTGACAGAATATGGAAGAAAACACTAACCCATGGcggagatgatggtgacCATGAGGTCCTTGCCAGCCTCGAAGTCGGCCATAATCTGCTGACCAATCTCGGTCTCGGGGACCTTGACGTCGTCCTTGGAACCACCGTCAGAGTCCATCAAGTTGAGGAAACCGTCCTGGATATCAAGGAGCTGGAATTCCTGCCTCCTGACGTTAGGGACGTCCATGTTGTGGGTGGAGGGAGAAATGTCTTCGAGCTTCTTGCCGGTGAAGATCTAATTCGTTTGCGGTCAGCATCCAAGCCCGATTACGCTGCTAGCCGATGCCCGCTCAAGAAGACTCACGTCGATGGCGACAAGGTGAACCTTGGCGTGACCGTGCTTACCAGTCTTGGAAGTGGACATGTCAACGATCTTGCAAGGCCTGCCCTTGATGACAACGTGACCGTTCTTCCTGAGAGCGGAACACTGCATACTGTGGGGCAAATGGTCAAACGGATCCGGTCAGCATGTGCATCGTGTAACCGGAGCTGGATTCCTGGCTGAAAATTGTTTTTGAGACTTACGGGAAGGTCTTGGAAGCCCCGGCACCGGTGGCCTCGAAAGTCTCGTGGTGCTCCTCCTCAGCCATTTCTAGAAACGGGTCAGCGTCGGCTGTTTGGGTTCCTAGCGAAATGAGGCACTTACTGAATGTATTAATCTAGAGTTGAAAAAGtaaaaagatggaaaatgAGGTTTCTGAAATTGGAGGAAGCGCGAGGAGTGACGCCCCATTCAAGAGTTGTCCAATTTTTGACCTTTTTCACAAACGGGTGCCCGGCGTTTCGGTATTTGGGAAATGTGGCGGTCAAGATGATCGCTATTACACCATACACAATGGGCTTGTTATACATCCTGGATGCATTGCGGCGAGTCTCCGTCTTCATCCAGCTATGGCCCATCCCCCTGCACCAGATGCCGTCCTTCATTTGGCAGCGCTCCATGCCCTCGCCGCTGCAGGCTTCGCGTCCACCTCCAGGGCAGCAAGCATCACCCTGTCCACAGCCATGGCACACTACCTGCGTCTCGTGGCTGCCACCTGTGTAGAGCGCGCAAATCTCGCAGGAAGGAGCAAGGTCGCTGCCCTCGATGTGGCAGAGGCCCTCGAAGCACTTGGTGTCAGAGTTGGTGAGCTGTCTGAATGGGCCGACGAGCAAGGGGAGGTTGTGTTCGATAAAGGACCTTTGAGCGGCCTAGATGGTGAGTATCTGTCAATTGCTCTGTCCTATGTGTTGACGACAGTCATCTTAGAATATGTACAGGAGGGATTAtcagttgaagaaggaatcGCGCAGTTGCGGCTCGTACCTGAGTCAGATGTAGAGCACGacgaagagcttgaagatgacgaggacgatgtCATGGACGATGGCGGAAGCGTCAAATCAGAACAGGAACAGATAGACGTTAAGCCGGATCTGCTGGACATGCGCCCACAATCACCAGACTTATCCTGGCTGCCTTCATTGCCTGATGGGGACGACGTTACTGCGCAGCCGACACGTCAACTCTCTGCTTCTCTTCCGCCCGTCCCAGAATTATCCGCTGCCCCCCAGTCGATCGCCGAGCGGTACCGTCGCGCCATTCCGTATGCATCCTCCCAATTATCTC
The genomic region above belongs to Cryptococcus neoformans var. neoformans JEC21 chromosome 4 sequence and contains:
- a CDS encoding expressed protein, which codes for MDRTADDIFDEGDSLFSLPGPSNPRPLFRTPSTANSHNASNNAHTNSLRFRHHDPRFSSPVSVDYDPDGSGYSYQNASVIQGDEDLSGIADNGDGPSFEHGYEATLDREAEMAGIPVEEADGEVEESYDDASDGSSDLYDPDADPEAFAKRLDELAGVLEMNEVEATALKWDPPIGKDHRHHPHLHSSDFKSLIKHYLTTTSWQYSPSRPFFSTPGEGSSANGLDSRFSFGSDAFPFPVPGPWGIGDIGGIAAGEIHPIRVLGRTWRDADGAIGGERSFGVELEETGLENEISRPSEMSP
- a CDS encoding initiation factor 5a (eif-5a), putative, translated to MAEEEHHETFEATGAGASKTFPMQCSALRKNGHVVIKGRPCKIVDMSTSKTGKHGHAKVHLVAIDIFTGKKLEDISPSTHNMDVPNVRRQEFQLLDIQDGFLNLMDSDGGSKDDVKVPETEIGQQIMADFEAGKDLMVTIISAMDEEQAISYKEAPSN
- a CDS encoding protein-Golgi retention-related protein, putative, translating into MASFFSFSSVPVDIEIKLQGEEGRRQVEVKGEKDQRELCAVYYDGESVSGQVNVRVKDGKKYQHDGIRIELIGSIELFYDRGNHYEFVSLSQELAAAGELRHAEKYDFIFKNVEKQYESYAGINVKLRYYLRVSMNRISKEKEFWVHSYRMPPEANSGIRMEVGIEDCLHIEFEYNKAKYHLKDVIVGKIYFLLVRIKIKHMELSIIRRETTGSPPNQYNESETITKFEIMDGAPVRGETIPIRLFLGGFELTPTFRDVNKKFSTRYYLNLVLIDEENRRYFKQQEITIFRIPEN